DNA sequence from the Arthrobacter sp. V1I9 genome:
AGGCCGCCCCGATATAGGCGCCCACCGCGGGTGCGGCCAGGACGCCCCGCTTGGTGGCGGCAAGACTGAAAATGAGCAGGATGAGCCCGGCGGTGGCAACGACTTCGCCGAGCAGATGCCCGCCGGTAGCGCGGTCCTTCCCGGAGATGGCGGTGCCCACCTCGAACATGGCGTTCGCGACCACACTGCCGCTGACGGCACCCACCGTCTGCGCGGCCACGTACGTCCCGAGCTCCGGCAGGGTCAGTCCCGTGCCGCTGCGCCGTCCCAGGATCCAGTCCACGAGTGAGACCACGGGATTGAAGTGCGCGCCGCTGACGGGTCCGAACACGAGGATCAGGACTGTCAGACCCAGCACCGTCGCGGTGCTGTTCTGCAGCAGCTGGTTGCCGACCTCGTTGGGGGAGAGCTGCTGAGCCATAATCCCGGAGCCCACAACAATCATCACGAGCAGGCTGGTGCCCAGAAGTTCCGCGACGGCACGGCGCCACAACGGCGGCTGGTTTGTAGTCATGGCACCAAGCTTGACGCAAGAAATTATCTCAGTCAAAATTGAGTCAATGAAAACTGAGCCAGCAGATGTTTTCCAGTCGCGGGTCGCCAAGCATGCGGCCCTCGCCGATCCGGCGCGGCTGCGGATTGTCGATCTGCTCATCCTCGGGGACTTTTCGCCTACGGAGCTTCAGGCGGAACTGGGCATGCCCTCGAACCTGCTGTCCCATCACCTGCGGGCCCTGGAAGCGGCGGGCCTGGCAACCCGCCACCGCTCCGAAGCCGACAAGCGCCGCAGCTACATCCGCCTGGCTTCCGGCGCCCTGGAAGGCCTCGCGCCCGGCGTCGAGTATGGCGCCACCCGCGTTCTGTTTGTCTGCACCCGCAACAGCGCCCGTTCCCAGCTTGCCGCCGCTCTCTGGGGGCAGGTCAGCGAAATCCCCTCGACTTCGGCGGGCACGCACCCGGCGGACCGGATCGCGCAGGGAGCGATCGACGTCGCCCGCCGCCATGGCGTGGACCTTCCGGAGGTTCCGCCGCGAGGGCTGGAGGGGCTGGATGGCGGGGACTTCGTTGTCACCGTCTGCGATAACGCGCACGAGGAACTGACCGGCCTGAACGGAGTTCATTGGTCCGTGCGGGATCCGCTCCGGATCAACACCGAGGAGGCTTTTGAGAACGCCTTCAACGATATCTCCAGCCGCATCAGCGACCTTGCGCCGCGGATGCGCGCAGCCTGACCGTGCTGGTTTGCACCACATATTGACAACCATCAATGAACCGTCCGATACTTCCTGCATCGATCAACTTCAATATCTGAATGCAGGCTGTGCGGGCGCAACGACTCAACCCGTCCCCTAATTGCTTACAGGAGCAAAAGAATGAGCACCGAGACCGTCAAGAAGCCCTCCGTCCTGTTCGTCTGCGTCCACAACGCCGGCCGTTCCCAGATGGCTGCCGCCTTCCTCACCACCCTCGGCAAGGGTGAGATCGAGGTTCGCTCCGCCGGATCCCAGCCCGCGGACAAGATCAACCCCGCCGCCGTCGAGGCCATGGCTGAACTGGGCATCGACATGTCCGCCGAGGTCCCCAAGGTCCTCACCACCGAGGCCGTGAAGGAATCGGACGTGGTGATCACCATGGGCTGCGGCGACGAATGCCCCTACTTCCCGGGCAAGCGCGTACGAGGACTGGGTCCTGGAAGACCCGGCAGGCAAGGGCGTCGAATCGGTCCGCCCTATCCGCGACCAGATCAAGACCCGGATAGAGGGCCTGATCGAGTCCCTCGTTCCGGCCGCCAAGTAGCCGGTTCGGGACACCAGGAGAGACACCCATGAGCAACAATGAAACCCCCGCAGGCGCCCAGGTTGAGCAGCTGATCATCATCGGCTCCGGCCCGGCCGGTTACACGGCCGCGATTTACGCCGCCCGTGCTGGCCTGGCGCCGCTGGTGCTGGCCGGATCCGTGACGGCTGGCGGTGCACTGATGAACACCACCGAAGTGGAAAACTTCCCCGGCTTCCCCGGCGGGATCCAGGGCCCGGAGCTGATGGACGGGCTGCAGGAACAGGCCGAAAAATTCGGCGCCAAAGTACAGTTCGACGACGTCACCGAAGTCCAGCTGAAGGGCCACCTCAAGCGCGTGGTCACCGGCAGCGGCGAGACCTACGAAGCCCCGGCCGTCATCCTCGCCACCGGCTCCGCCTACAAGGAGCTCGGCCTGCCCGAAGAGAAGAAGTTCAGCGGCCACGGAGTTTCCTGGTGCGCCACCTGCGACGGGTTCTTCTTCCGCGAGCAGGACATCATCGTTGTCGGCGGCGGTGACTCCGCCATGGAAGAGGCGATGTTCCTGACCCGGTTCGGGAAGTCCGTCACCGTCGTCGTCCGCAAGGGCGAATTGCGGGCCTCCCGCATTATGGCGCAGCGGGCCAAGGACAACCCCAAGATCAGCTTCGCCTGGAACTCCGCCATCACTAAGATCCACGGTGACGGGAAAGTCAGCGGCGTGACCCTCAAGGACACTGTCACCGGCGAAACCCGGGAGCACGCCGCCACAGGCATCTTCGTGGCGATCGGGCATGTGCCGCGCACCGAACTGCTGACCGGGCAGGTGGACCTGGACGAGGACGGCTACATCAAGGTGGACTCACCCACCACCGTCACCAACCTTTCAGGCGTCTTTGCGTGCGGCGACGCCGTGGACCACCGCTACCGCCAGGCCATCACCGCCGCCGGCACGGGCTGCGCCGCCGCCCTCGACGCCGAACGCTACCTCGCCGCGCTGGACGATGTGGACAGCATCGCCACCGCCCTGGTCGAGGAACCAATTCACGCCTAACGCCCTAAGACAGGGGAGGAGGTGAGCTGTATGACCACAGGATGCTGCGGCGACTCAGGCTGCTGCGACGACGAGGACTGCTGCTAACCACCGCCCCTCCCACCCAACTAGGTAGCAGCAGGCGTCGTTATGAGCCGTCAAAACGACACCTACTGCTACCTGGTTGGGCTCCTACCGCCCCAGTCGACATCACCGACAACCGAGACAAGAGGACAGTATGGATTCAGCGAAGCGGCTTCCCGTTGCAGTGATCGGCGCAGGCCCCGTGGGCCTGGCCGCCGCGGCCCATTTGCTCGAGCGCGGCCTGGAGCCCCTGGTCTTCGAGGCAGGCACGACGGCGGGCGCAGCCATTGAGCAGTGGCGCCACATCCGGCTGTTCTCACCCTGGCGGTTCAACCTCGACGCCGCCGCCGTGCGTTTGCTTGAGGCCGCCGGCTGGGAGTCGCCCCGGCCCACCGCGCTTCCGTACGGCGGGGAACTTATCGACAACTACCTCGCACCGCTGGCCGCGCTGCCGCAGATCGCCGTGCGGTTGCAGACCGGCGCCCGCGTGGTGGCCGTGACCCGGCAGGGCCTGGACAAGACCCACGTCCGGAACCGCGGCACCACCCCGTTCACCGTCCGGGTGGAGCACGCAGACGGCGAGACCTGCGACCACACCGTAGCCGCCGTCATCGACGCCTCCGGCACCTGGTCCCGCCGCAACCCGCTGGGCACCTCCGGCCTGCCCGCCATCGGCGAGGACACCGCGGCGGACCGGATTTCCGCGCCGCTCCCCGACGTCCTCGGCCGGGACCGCGCAGCCTTCGCCGGAGGCCGCGTCCTCGTTGTCGGCGCCGGCCACTCCGCCGCAAACACGCTGATCAGCCTCGCCGACCTCACGAAGGCAGAGCCGGACACGCGCATCCTCTGGGCCGTCCGCGGCGACTCGGTCGAGAAGGTCTACGGCGGCGGCGACGCCGACGGGCTGCCCGCCCGGGGCCAGCTGGGCGGCCGCGTCAGGCGGCTGGTCGCGGCAGGAAAAATTGAACTGCACACCGGCTTCGGCATCGGCTCCCTGAAAGCCCTGGACTCAGGCGTGACCGTGGGAGCTGTGGACGGCCGCACCCTGGAGGCCGACGTCGTCGTGCCCTGCACAGGCTTCCGTCCGGACCTGGACATCCTGAGTGAACTGAGGCTCAACCTCGACCCTGCCGTCGAAGCTCCCGTGGAGCTCGGCCCGCTGATCGACCCTGAGTTCCACTCGTGCGGCACCGTGCCGCCGCACGGAGCCAGGCTGCTCGCCCACCCGGACAAGGATTTCTACATTGTGGGCATGAAGTCCTACGGCCGGGCGCCGACGTTCCTGCTGGCCACCGGCTACGAGCAGGTCCGCTCCGTGGTCGCCGCGCTGGCCGGTGACCGTGAGGCCGCCGACACCGTCCAGCTCGAACTGCCCGAGACGGGCGTCTGCTCCACCGACGCCGGGACCAGCTGTGACGTGCCTGCCGCGGCCACAGCAGACTCGGGCGGAGACGGCGGTTGCTGCGCCGCCCCCGAACCGGTGCTGGTCGGTTTTCCCACCGGCCTGGCCCACGGCCGCTCGGGCAGCATTTCCCTGGTCAGCTCACTCACAAAGGAAACATCGCACTCATGACCAACGAAACCTCTGGCTCGCAGAAGACCCCGGCCGTATTGTTCGCGTGCAGCAAGAACGGCGGGAAGTCCCAGCTGGCCGCCGGCCTCATGAACCAGCTCGCGAACGGTGACGTCACCGTCTACTCAGCAGGCACCAAACCCGGCAAGTCCCTGAACCCGCAGGCCGTGGAGTCCCTGGCCGAGCTCGGAATCGACATCACCGGTGAACACCCCAAGCCGGTCACCGATGAGGTCCTGGACAGGGTCGACGCCGTCATCGTCCTGGGCACCGAAGCGAAGGTTGAGCCCCGCGAGGGTACGCGGTTCGAAGTTTGGGAAACGGATGAGCCCTCCGAGCGGGGCATCGAAGGTATGGAGCGCATGCGCCTGGTCCGGGACGACATCAAAGCCCGCGTCCAAAAGCTCCACGCGGAGCTCACGGCGGAGGTTGGGCCATGAGGCCGTTGGAGCAGAATGTTCAGTCATAGGAAATAGGTAAGGTTGCTTATT
Encoded proteins:
- a CDS encoding helix-turn-helix domain-containing protein, which codes for MKTEPADVFQSRVAKHAALADPARLRIVDLLILGDFSPTELQAELGMPSNLLSHHLRALEAAGLATRHRSEADKRRSYIRLASGALEGLAPGVEYGATRVLFVCTRNSARSQLAAALWGQVSEIPSTSAGTHPADRIAQGAIDVARRHGVDLPEVPPRGLEGLDGGDFVVTVCDNAHEELTGLNGVHWSVRDPLRINTEEAFENAFNDISSRISDLAPRMRAA
- a CDS encoding FAD-dependent oxidoreductase gives rise to the protein MDSAKRLPVAVIGAGPVGLAAAAHLLERGLEPLVFEAGTTAGAAIEQWRHIRLFSPWRFNLDAAAVRLLEAAGWESPRPTALPYGGELIDNYLAPLAALPQIAVRLQTGARVVAVTRQGLDKTHVRNRGTTPFTVRVEHADGETCDHTVAAVIDASGTWSRRNPLGTSGLPAIGEDTAADRISAPLPDVLGRDRAAFAGGRVLVVGAGHSAANTLISLADLTKAEPDTRILWAVRGDSVEKVYGGGDADGLPARGQLGGRVRRLVAAGKIELHTGFGIGSLKALDSGVTVGAVDGRTLEADVVVPCTGFRPDLDILSELRLNLDPAVEAPVELGPLIDPEFHSCGTVPPHGARLLAHPDKDFYIVGMKSYGRAPTFLLATGYEQVRSVVAALAGDREAADTVQLELPETGVCSTDAGTSCDVPAAATADSGGDGGCCAAPEPVLVGFPTGLAHGRSGSISLVSSLTKETSHS
- a CDS encoding low molecular weight phosphatase family protein; the protein is MTNETSGSQKTPAVLFACSKNGGKSQLAAGLMNQLANGDVTVYSAGTKPGKSLNPQAVESLAELGIDITGEHPKPVTDEVLDRVDAVIVLGTEAKVEPREGTRFEVWETDEPSERGIEGMERMRLVRDDIKARVQKLHAELTAEVGP
- a CDS encoding MIP/aquaporin family protein — its product is MTTNQPPLWRRAVAELLGTSLLVMIVVGSGIMAQQLSPNEVGNQLLQNSTATVLGLTVLILVFGPVSGAHFNPVVSLVDWILGRRSGTGLTLPELGTYVAAQTVGAVSGSVVANAMFEVGTAISGKDRATGGHLLGEVVATAGLILLIFSLAATKRGVLAAPAVGAYIGAAYWFTSSTSFANPAVTVGRIFSDTFAGIAPASVPPFIIAQLIGAAVGLGLVLLLFPFAARAADDVVLPHEADKAGS
- the trxB gene encoding thioredoxin-disulfide reductase; its protein translation is MSNNETPAGAQVEQLIIIGSGPAGYTAAIYAARAGLAPLVLAGSVTAGGALMNTTEVENFPGFPGGIQGPELMDGLQEQAEKFGAKVQFDDVTEVQLKGHLKRVVTGSGETYEAPAVILATGSAYKELGLPEEKKFSGHGVSWCATCDGFFFREQDIIVVGGGDSAMEEAMFLTRFGKSVTVVVRKGELRASRIMAQRAKDNPKISFAWNSAITKIHGDGKVSGVTLKDTVTGETREHAATGIFVAIGHVPRTELLTGQVDLDEDGYIKVDSPTTVTNLSGVFACGDAVDHRYRQAITAAGTGCAAALDAERYLAALDDVDSIATALVEEPIHA